The following are encoded together in the Rhizobium tumorigenes genome:
- a CDS encoding DUF6867 family protein has translation MQGLFFEPDTGVRMIIRGLVLLLGLWTASRAGRAVAENWDGYGLVIAYTFLLAWVMQFLHHALFDGPMLSALYFGIDFVVLLIVSMAGFRYRRTNQMVNNYYWLYERTSAFSWKDKH, from the coding sequence ATGCAGGGACTTTTCTTCGAGCCCGACACCGGCGTGCGGATGATCATCCGGGGCCTCGTCTTGCTGCTCGGCCTGTGGACCGCGTCGCGGGCCGGCAGGGCTGTTGCCGAGAACTGGGATGGCTACGGCCTGGTCATCGCCTATACGTTTCTCCTGGCGTGGGTGATGCAGTTCCTGCACCATGCGCTCTTCGATGGGCCCATGCTCAGCGCCTTGTATTTCGGCATCGATTTCGTTGTCCTTCTGATCGTTTCGATGGCCGGTTTCCGCTATCGCCGCACCAATCAGATGGTCAACAACTATTACTGGCTGTACGAACGGACTTCCGCGTTTTCGTGGAAGGACAAACATTGA
- a CDS encoding response regulator — MAEPALPRDIVLLVDDSPEALGFLTDALEQSGFSVLIATSGPAALAIVERITPDLILLDAVMPDMDGFETCRRLKANSGISQVPVIFMTGLTETEHVVHALESGGVDYLTKPINIDELRARIRVHLRNARSAQSARVALDAAGRHLLAVRGDGSIHWSTPQATRLVNAATGSDDGLELVVAEISSFMRKGGRTLPTRDNVLSISPNGHAALQLAFLGTIGPDEHLFRLTAARQHADDSVLRQHFSLTQRESEVLLWIAKGKANRDIGEILGLSARTVNKHLEQIYVKLGVENRASAAVKAAHVLREM, encoded by the coding sequence TTGGCTGAACCCGCCCTGCCACGCGACATCGTTCTGCTCGTGGATGACTCGCCGGAAGCCCTCGGATTTCTGACCGACGCCCTCGAACAATCGGGCTTTTCCGTCCTGATCGCCACTTCCGGTCCGGCGGCGCTCGCCATCGTCGAGCGCATCACGCCCGACCTTATCCTGCTCGATGCCGTGATGCCCGATATGGACGGTTTCGAAACCTGCCGCCGGCTAAAGGCGAATTCCGGCATTTCGCAGGTGCCGGTGATCTTCATGACGGGGCTGACCGAGACCGAGCACGTCGTCCACGCGCTGGAATCCGGTGGCGTCGATTACCTTACCAAGCCGATCAATATCGACGAGCTGCGGGCCCGCATCCGCGTTCATCTGCGCAATGCCCGCTCGGCGCAAAGTGCCAGGGTGGCGCTCGATGCCGCCGGCCGGCACCTGCTCGCCGTCAGAGGCGATGGCAGCATCCACTGGTCGACGCCGCAGGCAACGCGATTGGTCAATGCCGCCACCGGCAGCGACGATGGCCTTGAGCTTGTCGTGGCTGAAATCAGCAGCTTCATGCGAAAAGGCGGGCGCACCCTTCCCACTCGCGACAACGTTCTGTCCATCAGCCCCAACGGCCATGCAGCGCTGCAACTGGCCTTTCTCGGCACGATTGGTCCCGACGAGCACCTGTTCCGGCTGACCGCTGCACGGCAACATGCCGACGACAGCGTGCTGCGCCAGCATTTTTCCCTCACCCAGCGCGAATCCGAAGTGCTGCTGTGGATCGCCAAGGGCAAGGCCAACCGCGACATCGGCGAAATCCTCGGCCTTTCCGCCCGCACGGTGAACAAGCATCTGGAGCAGATCTACGTCAAGCTCGGCGTCGAGAACCGCGCCTCGGCAGCCGTCAAGGCGGCCCATGTGCTGCGCGAGATGTAG
- the livM gene encoding high-affinity branched-chain amino acid ABC transporter permease LivM gives MANAITDTGKTSSGLIRRGLIEAFFAALISFGMFVLYIGLKTDQNIHNELIIVQRWGLLAIFVAIAAVGRFAVIVFLRPHLDERKLSKARAGELAISTEKTFLQKHFLKAALVLMILYPMIVVGLVGAQGSLLYVDNFGIQILIYVMLAWGLNIVVGLAGLLDLGYVAFYAVGAYSYALLSTHFGLSFWLLLPLSGIFAALWGVILGFPVLRLRGDYLAIVTLAFGEIIRLVLINWTEVTKGTFGISGIPKATLFGIKFDATSTGFAKMFDLPMSSAYYKIFLFYLILALCMLTAYVTIRLRRMPIGRAWEALREDEIACRSLGINTVTTKLTAFATGAMFGGFAGSFFAARQGFVSPESFVFLESAVILAIVVLGGMGSLTGIAIAAVVMVGGTEILRELDFLKAIFGPDFTPELYRMLLFGLAMVIVMLFKPRGFVGSRSPTAFLKESKSVSGSFTKEGHG, from the coding sequence ATGGCAAATGCGATCACCGATACCGGCAAGACCTCCTCGGGCCTGATCCGGAGAGGCCTCATCGAAGCCTTTTTTGCTGCCCTCATCTCGTTCGGCATGTTCGTTCTCTATATCGGCCTGAAGACCGACCAGAACATCCACAACGAGCTGATCATCGTCCAGCGTTGGGGCTTGCTGGCGATATTCGTCGCCATCGCCGCCGTCGGCCGCTTCGCCGTTATCGTCTTCCTCCGCCCACACCTGGACGAGCGCAAGCTCAGCAAGGCGCGCGCCGGCGAACTCGCGATATCGACGGAAAAGACCTTTCTTCAAAAGCACTTTCTCAAGGCTGCCCTCGTTCTGATGATCCTCTATCCGATGATCGTCGTCGGCCTCGTGGGCGCGCAGGGCTCGCTGCTCTACGTCGACAACTTCGGCATCCAGATCCTCATCTACGTCATGCTTGCCTGGGGTCTCAACATCGTTGTCGGCCTTGCCGGTCTGCTGGACCTTGGCTACGTGGCATTCTACGCCGTCGGGGCCTACTCCTACGCTCTGCTCTCGACCCATTTCGGCCTGTCCTTCTGGCTGCTGCTGCCACTGTCGGGTATCTTCGCCGCCTTGTGGGGCGTCATCCTGGGTTTCCCGGTTCTGCGCTTGCGTGGCGATTACCTCGCAATCGTGACGCTTGCCTTCGGTGAAATCATTCGCCTGGTGCTGATCAACTGGACCGAGGTGACCAAGGGAACGTTCGGTATCTCCGGTATCCCGAAGGCGACGCTATTCGGCATCAAGTTCGACGCGACGTCGACCGGTTTTGCCAAGATGTTCGACCTGCCGATGTCGTCGGCTTACTACAAGATCTTCCTGTTCTACCTGATCCTGGCGCTCTGCATGCTGACCGCCTATGTCACCATACGCCTGCGTCGCATGCCGATCGGCCGTGCCTGGGAAGCGCTGCGCGAAGACGAAATCGCCTGCCGCTCGCTCGGTATCAACACCGTGACGACCAAGCTGACGGCATTTGCGACAGGTGCGATGTTCGGTGGCTTCGCCGGATCTTTCTTCGCCGCGCGCCAGGGCTTCGTCTCGCCGGAATCCTTCGTGTTCCTGGAATCGGCCGTCATCCTTGCCATCGTCGTCCTTGGCGGCATGGGATCGCTGACCGGGATTGCCATCGCTGCCGTCGTTATGGTCGGCGGCACGGAAATCCTGCGCGAACTGGACTTCCTGAAAGCGATCTTCGGCCCCGATTTCACCCCTGAACTCTACCGCATGCTGCTGTTCGGGCTGGCCATGGTGATCGTGATGCTCTTCAAGCCGCGTGGTTTTGTCGGGTCTCGCTCGCCGACGGCTTTCCTGAAGGAAAGCAAGTCAGTTTCCGGCAGCTTTACCAAGGAGGGACACGGCTGA
- a CDS encoding branched-chain amino acid ABC transporter substrate-binding protein, with the protein MKKSLLSAVALTALVAFSGTAWADIIIGVGGPLTGPNAAFGAQLQKGAEQAAADINAAGGINGEKIKIELGDDVSDPKQGISVANKFVADGVKYVVGHFNSGVSIPASEVYAENGILEITPAATNPTFTERGLWNTFRTCGRDDQQGGVAGAYLAAHFKDKKIAIIHDKTPYGQGLADETKKALNTAGMTEVMYEGINVGDKDFSALIAKMKEAGVSIIYWGGLHTEAGLIIRQAADQGVKATLVSGDGIVSNELASIAGDAVIGTLNTFGPDPTLNPANKDLVAKFKAAGFNPEAYTLYSYAAVQTIAAAAKAAASVDAETVAKAMHEKGPFSTVLGDISFDAKGDPKIPGYIMYEWKKGPDGKISYFPQDVK; encoded by the coding sequence ATGAAGAAATCTCTTCTTTCGGCAGTGGCTCTGACGGCGCTCGTCGCTTTCAGCGGTACTGCATGGGCCGATATCATCATTGGCGTCGGCGGTCCCCTGACCGGTCCGAACGCAGCCTTCGGTGCACAGCTCCAGAAGGGTGCCGAACAGGCCGCAGCAGACATCAATGCTGCCGGCGGCATCAATGGCGAAAAGATCAAGATCGAACTCGGCGACGACGTTTCCGACCCGAAGCAGGGCATCTCGGTTGCCAACAAGTTCGTTGCCGATGGCGTCAAGTACGTCGTTGGTCACTTCAACTCGGGCGTTTCCATCCCGGCATCGGAGGTCTATGCTGAAAACGGAATTCTCGAAATCACGCCTGCCGCGACCAACCCGACCTTCACGGAACGCGGCCTGTGGAACACCTTCCGTACCTGCGGTCGCGACGACCAGCAGGGCGGCGTTGCCGGCGCCTATCTTGCTGCCCATTTCAAGGACAAGAAGATCGCCATCATTCACGACAAGACCCCATACGGTCAGGGTCTCGCCGATGAAACCAAGAAGGCGTTGAACACAGCCGGTATGACGGAAGTCATGTACGAAGGCATCAACGTCGGCGACAAGGACTTCTCGGCCCTCATCGCCAAGATGAAGGAAGCCGGCGTCTCGATCATCTATTGGGGTGGGCTGCACACGGAAGCTGGCCTGATCATCCGCCAGGCTGCCGACCAGGGCGTCAAGGCCACACTCGTTTCGGGCGACGGTATCGTTTCGAACGAACTGGCTTCGATCGCTGGCGACGCCGTCATCGGCACGCTGAACACCTTCGGTCCCGATCCGACACTGAACCCGGCCAACAAGGACCTCGTTGCGAAGTTCAAGGCTGCCGGCTTCAACCCTGAAGCATACACGCTGTACTCCTATGCTGCCGTTCAGACGATCGCTGCCGCTGCCAAGGCTGCTGCCTCGGTCGACGCTGAAACCGTTGCCAAGGCCATGCACGAAAAGGGTCCGTTCTCGACCGTTCTCGGCGACATCTCGTTCGACGCCAAGGGCGACCCGAAGATCCCAGGCTACATCATGTACGAATGGAAGAAGGGTCCTGACGGCAAAATCAGCTACTTCCCGCAGGACGTGAAGTAA
- a CDS encoding branched-chain amino acid ABC transporter permease yields the protein MEYFIQQLLNGLTLGSIYGLIAIGYTMVYGIVGMINFAHGDVFMLGGFAALIVYLVLTSIFIGLPVAVILLIMMVVAMLVVSLWNWVIERVAYRPLRGSFRLAPLITAIGMSITLSNFIQVAQGPRNKPIPSLVRDVYTIGGISVSLKQIIILIITAVLLAVFWYIVKFTALGRAQRATEQDRKMAALLGINVDQTISITFIMGAALAAVAGTMYLMYYGVASFTDGFTPGVKAFTAAVLGGIGSLPGAVLGGVLIGLIESLWSAYFTIAYKDVATFAILAFVLIFKPTGILGRPEVEKV from the coding sequence ATGGAGTACTTTATCCAGCAGCTCCTTAACGGGCTGACTCTTGGGTCCATCTATGGCCTCATCGCCATCGGCTATACGATGGTTTACGGCATTGTCGGCATGATCAATTTTGCCCATGGCGACGTTTTCATGCTCGGCGGGTTTGCTGCCCTCATAGTCTATCTAGTGCTGACATCCATCTTCATCGGCCTGCCGGTGGCGGTTATTTTGCTGATCATGATGGTTGTCGCCATGCTGGTCGTCAGCCTTTGGAACTGGGTGATCGAGCGTGTCGCATACAGGCCACTGCGCGGATCGTTCCGGCTGGCGCCGCTGATTACCGCGATCGGCATGTCCATTACTTTGTCGAATTTCATCCAGGTTGCTCAGGGCCCGCGCAACAAGCCGATCCCCTCGCTGGTACGTGACGTCTATACCATTGGTGGCATCTCCGTCTCGCTGAAGCAGATCATCATCCTGATCATCACTGCGGTGCTGCTGGCTGTGTTCTGGTACATCGTCAAGTTCACAGCGCTCGGGCGTGCCCAGCGCGCCACCGAACAAGACCGAAAAATGGCGGCGCTGCTCGGCATCAACGTCGACCAGACGATTTCGATTACCTTTATCATGGGCGCAGCGCTCGCTGCCGTCGCCGGCACCATGTACCTGATGTACTATGGCGTGGCCTCGTTCACCGATGGCTTCACCCCCGGTGTCAAGGCTTTCACCGCGGCGGTTCTCGGCGGTATCGGTTCCCTTCCCGGCGCTGTGCTCGGTGGGGTGCTCATCGGCCTCATCGAGTCGCTATGGTCTGCCTACTTCACCATCGCATACAAAGACGTTGCAACCTTTGCGATCCTGGCCTTCGTGCTGATCTTCAAGCCGACTGGTATCCTCGGACGGCCTGAAGTCGAGAAGGTTTAA
- a CDS encoding ABC transporter ATP-binding protein has product MNTLSSDTLLKVEHLSMKFGGLMAINDFSFEAKRGNITALIGPNGAGKTTVFNCITGFYKPTMGMITMNQKSGKTFQLERLPDFRITREAKVARTFQNIRLFSGLTVLENLLVAQHNKLMKASGYTILGLLGIGGYSREAKKAIELARFWLEKADLIERADDPAGDLPYGAQRRLEIARAMCTEPELLCLDEPAAGLNPRESAVLNALLRAIRAETGTSILLIEHDMSVVMEISDHVIVLEYGQKISDGTPDHVKNDPRVIAAYLGVEDDELEDVIAEVEHLEGGAQ; this is encoded by the coding sequence ATGAACACCCTGTCCAGCGACACGCTTCTCAAGGTCGAGCACCTTTCGATGAAGTTCGGCGGCCTGATGGCCATCAACGACTTCTCCTTCGAGGCCAAGCGCGGCAATATCACAGCTCTCATCGGCCCTAACGGTGCCGGCAAGACCACCGTGTTCAACTGCATCACCGGCTTCTACAAGCCGACGATGGGGATGATCACCATGAACCAGAAGAGCGGGAAGACCTTCCAGCTCGAGCGGCTGCCGGATTTCCGCATCACCCGCGAAGCCAAGGTCGCCCGCACGTTCCAGAATATCAGGTTGTTTTCCGGCCTGACGGTGCTGGAAAACCTTCTGGTGGCGCAACACAACAAGCTGATGAAGGCTTCCGGCTACACAATCCTCGGCCTGCTCGGCATCGGCGGATACAGCCGGGAAGCCAAGAAGGCCATCGAACTGGCCCGCTTCTGGCTGGAGAAGGCCGATCTGATCGAACGTGCCGACGATCCCGCAGGCGATCTGCCCTACGGCGCCCAGCGTCGTCTGGAAATCGCCCGTGCCATGTGCACCGAGCCGGAGCTACTCTGCCTCGATGAACCTGCCGCCGGTCTGAACCCGCGGGAATCGGCGGTGCTGAACGCATTGCTGCGCGCCATCCGCGCCGAAACCGGGACGTCAATCCTGCTGATCGAGCATGACATGTCCGTGGTGATGGAGATTTCCGACCACGTCATCGTTCTCGAATATGGCCAGAAGATTTCCGACGGTACGCCTGACCACGTCAAGAACGACCCGAGGGTGATTGCCGCCTATCTCGGCGTCGAGGACGACGAATTGGAAGACGTGATCGCCGAAGTCGAGCACCTCGAAGGGGGCGCCCAGTAA
- a CDS encoding ABC transporter ATP-binding protein: MTTQPLLHVQNVETYYGNIRALAGVDVHVNSGEIVSLIGANGAGKSTLMMTICGSPQARSGSIIYEGRDITKLPMHEIARLRIAQSPEGRRIFPRMTVMENLQMGAGLDDLKYFKEDVEKIFTMFPRLKERHAQRGGTLSGGEQQMLSIGRALMARPKLLLLDEPSLGLAPLIVKGIFETIKQLNEKEGLTVFLVEQNAFAALKLSHRAYVMVNGKVTMSGSGRELLANPEVRAAYLEGGRH, encoded by the coding sequence ATGACAACCCAACCCTTGCTTCACGTCCAGAACGTCGAAACCTACTACGGCAATATCCGCGCGCTCGCCGGCGTCGACGTTCACGTCAACAGCGGCGAAATCGTCAGCCTGATCGGTGCCAACGGTGCCGGCAAATCGACGCTGATGATGACCATCTGCGGCAGTCCGCAGGCGCGCTCCGGCTCGATCATCTACGAAGGCCGCGACATCACCAAGCTGCCGATGCACGAGATCGCCCGGCTGCGCATCGCCCAGTCACCGGAAGGTCGTCGCATCTTTCCGCGCATGACCGTCATGGAAAACCTCCAGATGGGCGCGGGCCTGGACGATCTCAAATACTTCAAGGAAGACGTCGAGAAGATTTTCACGATGTTTCCACGCCTCAAGGAGCGGCATGCGCAGCGCGGCGGGACACTGTCGGGTGGCGAGCAGCAGATGCTGTCGATCGGCCGCGCGCTGATGGCCCGCCCTAAGCTGCTGTTGCTGGACGAACCGTCGCTCGGTCTCGCGCCGCTGATCGTAAAGGGCATATTCGAGACGATCAAACAGCTGAACGAGAAGGAAGGCCTGACGGTTTTCCTCGTCGAACAGAACGCATTCGCAGCCCTGAAGCTTTCGCATCGGGCCTATGTGATGGTCAACGGCAAGGTGACTATGAGCGGTTCCGGCAGGGAACTGCTTGCCAATCCGGAAGTCCGTGCGGCCTATCTCGAAGGCGGCCGGCATTAG
- a CDS encoding sarcosine oxidase subunit gamma: MSVAFTNRHILEDRIAGFHSQPSADHLSIIRHAAIFSVLAHTGHEAWALAALRAMQDVSVRSVGPGEWLVISEALGAESLARDLSMLDAARLSFFEQSDGRTLLRLSGPNVRAILAKCVPVDLHRDVFADGQSGAMLCCHVSANLARTGADTFEIAVMRSFAGTVFDEVLEMGREFNLTAGFAD; encoded by the coding sequence ATGAGCGTCGCATTCACCAACCGCCATATCCTGGAAGATCGGATTGCCGGCTTCCATTCGCAGCCAAGCGCCGATCACCTGTCGATCATCCGCCACGCAGCCATCTTTTCCGTTCTCGCGCATACAGGCCATGAGGCCTGGGCGCTGGCGGCGCTGCGCGCAATGCAGGATGTGTCGGTGCGCAGCGTCGGGCCGGGCGAATGGCTGGTGATTTCCGAGGCACTGGGTGCCGAAAGCCTGGCGCGGGATCTCTCCATGCTCGACGCGGCACGGCTGTCGTTTTTCGAGCAGAGCGACGGACGGACGCTGCTGCGTCTCTCGGGGCCGAATGTCCGCGCTATCCTCGCCAAATGCGTGCCGGTCGATCTGCATCGCGACGTCTTTGCCGACGGCCAGTCGGGCGCCATGCTCTGCTGCCATGTCAGCGCCAACTTGGCCCGTACCGGGGCCGATACGTTCGAGATTGCGGTGATGCGCTCCTTCGCGGGAACGGTCTTCGACGAGGTGCTGGAGATGGGTCGCGAATTCAACCTGACGGCTGGTTTCGCAGACTAG
- a CDS encoding GcvT family protein has product MKSHTKVVVIGGGVVGCSVLYHLTKFGWTDVVLLERSELTSGSTWHAAGGMHTINGDPNVAKLQKYTVELYKEIQEYSGQDIGLHMTSGLMLAATPQRFDWLKSILAKGRYNGLEATLLSPKEAHEMMPLLDPDQFVGALYDPVEGHLDPYGTTHAYAKSAKKNGADIYLHTKVEDLVQREDGCWRVITNQGEIIAEHVVNCGGLWAREVGRMVGIELPVLAMEHMYLITEDMKEVTDFNAATGKELMHCVDFDGEIYLRQERQGMLMGTYEKACRPWSPLNTPWDFGHELLAEDIERITPELEVGFRHFPAFNNAGIKKIINGPFTFSPDGNPLVGPVRGMTNYWSACAVMAGFSQGGGVGLALANWMIYGDPGFDVFAMDVSRYGDYATLAYTNAKVRENYQRRFSIRYPNEELPAGRPLLTTPIYDKLKAAGGVFGAYYGLEQALWFAPAGEEDAFSWRRSNDFDVVGAEAKAVRESVGLMETSGFAKYTVTGAGAEGWLDGLLTCRIPAIGRMTLAPMLKDDGKLIGDFTLAKLGEGDFLLIGSGVAESYHMRWFEDHLPKDGSVELKALGLSLLGLSIAGPNARKLLEKLTHQDLSDAAFPFMQTRRMDIGMAPAIVGRVSYTGDLGFELWMKPEYQSYLFDLIMQAGEEYGIRLFGLRALNALRLEKSYGSWSREYRPLYGPYEAGLGRFVALSKGADFVGKQAAAREKAEGGSMRLKTFILSAKDADVIGDEPIYYQGEVKGWVTSGGFAHGSGVSVALGYVPKEIADEAVGWSIELLGELLPASLQAEPLFDVDGSRMRS; this is encoded by the coding sequence ATGAAAAGCCATACGAAGGTCGTCGTCATCGGCGGCGGTGTCGTCGGATGTTCGGTCCTCTACCATCTGACGAAATTCGGCTGGACCGACGTGGTTCTGCTGGAGCGCTCGGAGCTGACATCCGGCTCGACCTGGCATGCGGCCGGCGGCATGCACACGATCAACGGTGATCCGAATGTCGCCAAGTTGCAGAAATACACGGTCGAACTCTACAAGGAAATCCAGGAGTATTCCGGCCAGGACATCGGCCTGCATATGACCTCCGGCCTGATGCTGGCGGCAACGCCGCAGCGGTTCGACTGGCTGAAGTCCATCCTTGCCAAGGGTCGCTACAACGGGCTCGAGGCGACATTGCTGTCGCCGAAAGAGGCGCACGAGATGATGCCGCTTCTCGACCCCGACCAGTTCGTCGGTGCGCTCTACGATCCGGTCGAAGGTCATCTGGACCCCTACGGCACGACGCATGCCTATGCCAAATCGGCCAAGAAAAATGGGGCTGACATCTACCTGCACACCAAGGTGGAAGATCTCGTTCAGCGCGAGGACGGCTGCTGGCGAGTGATTACAAACCAGGGCGAGATCATCGCCGAGCATGTCGTCAATTGCGGTGGCCTCTGGGCTCGTGAAGTCGGGCGCATGGTTGGCATCGAGCTGCCGGTTCTCGCCATGGAGCACATGTACCTCATTACCGAGGACATGAAGGAAGTCACCGACTTCAATGCCGCGACCGGCAAGGAGCTGATGCACTGCGTCGATTTCGATGGCGAGATCTATCTCCGCCAGGAGCGGCAGGGGATGCTGATGGGCACTTATGAAAAAGCCTGTCGGCCGTGGTCGCCGCTGAATACGCCCTGGGATTTCGGCCATGAGCTGCTGGCCGAGGACATCGAGCGGATCACGCCCGAGCTTGAAGTCGGCTTCCGGCATTTCCCGGCCTTCAACAATGCCGGCATCAAGAAGATCATCAACGGTCCCTTCACCTTCTCGCCGGATGGCAATCCGCTGGTCGGTCCGGTGCGCGGCATGACCAACTACTGGTCGGCCTGCGCCGTGATGGCCGGCTTCAGCCAAGGGGGCGGCGTCGGTCTGGCGCTTGCCAACTGGATGATCTACGGCGATCCGGGTTTTGATGTCTTTGCCATGGATGTCTCTCGCTACGGCGATTACGCGACGCTTGCCTATACCAATGCCAAGGTGCGCGAAAACTACCAACGCCGCTTCTCGATCCGCTATCCGAACGAAGAGTTGCCCGCCGGCCGGCCGCTGCTGACGACGCCGATCTACGACAAGCTGAAAGCTGCCGGCGGCGTGTTCGGTGCTTACTATGGACTTGAACAGGCACTGTGGTTTGCGCCTGCAGGCGAGGAGGACGCTTTTTCCTGGCGCCGCTCCAACGATTTCGACGTGGTCGGCGCCGAGGCCAAGGCGGTGCGCGAAAGCGTCGGCCTGATGGAGACCTCGGGATTTGCCAAGTATACGGTCACTGGAGCGGGTGCCGAAGGCTGGCTAGACGGGCTGCTCACCTGCCGCATACCCGCTATCGGCCGCATGACGCTGGCGCCGATGCTGAAGGACGACGGCAAGCTGATCGGCGATTTCACGCTTGCCAAGCTCGGGGAGGGGGATTTCCTGCTGATAGGCTCCGGCGTTGCCGAATCCTACCATATGCGCTGGTTCGAGGATCACCTGCCGAAGGATGGCTCCGTCGAACTGAAGGCGCTCGGCCTTTCCCTGCTCGGATTGTCGATTGCCGGTCCCAATGCTCGCAAGCTTCTGGAAAAGCTCACCCACCAGGATCTTTCCGATGCGGCGTTCCCGTTCATGCAAACACGACGGATGGATATCGGAATGGCGCCGGCGATCGTCGGTCGCGTCTCGTATACCGGCGATCTCGGCTTCGAGCTCTGGATGAAGCCGGAGTACCAGAGCTATCTTTTCGATCTCATCATGCAGGCCGGAGAAGAATACGGCATCAGGCTGTTCGGACTTCGCGCCCTCAATGCGCTGCGTCTCGAAAAATCCTATGGAAGCTGGTCGCGAGAATACCGGCCGCTCTACGGACCTTACGAGGCAGGCCTCGGTCGCTTCGTGGCTCTGTCGAAGGGCGCCGATTTCGTCGGCAAGCAGGCGGCGGCCAGGGAAAAGGCGGAGGGCGGCTCTATGCGGCTGAAAACCTTCATTCTTTCGGCCAAGGACGCTGACGTCATCGGCGACGAGCCGATCTATTACCAGGGGGAGGTGAAGGGTTGGGTGACATCGGGCGGGTTTGCCCATGGCTCCGGTGTCTCGGTTGCACTTGGCTACGTTCCCAAGGAAATCGCCGATGAGGCAGTGGGCTGGTCAATCGAATTGCTCGGCGAACTGCTGCCGGCGAGCCTTCAGGCCGAGCCGCTGTTCGACGTTGACGGCTCCCGCATGCGCTCCTGA